One genomic segment of Gemmatimonas aurantiaca includes these proteins:
- a CDS encoding NAD-dependent deacylase, with product MASPPPTDPQTRAEALSVAAKALRSAEHVCVLTGAGISAESGIPTFREAQTGLWARFSAQELATPQAFAQHPSRVWQWYAMRRAMIRAAQPNPGHAALLNLALRVAHCTIVTQNVDDLHERSGVRDPIRLHGSLMHIRCSGGCPGSVPAPEEASTEVPRCPTCGALMRPDVVWFGESLPMGPFGAARDAAVACDVFLSVGTSNIVEPAASLPWIAATHGATVIVVNPSMEGQRKGPSILPIEGPAGVMLPRLIAEAFAGRRPRRQAE from the coding sequence GTGGCGTCTCCACCGCCCACGGACCCTCAGACCCGTGCCGAAGCCCTCTCCGTCGCGGCCAAGGCCCTCCGATCGGCGGAGCACGTCTGCGTGCTGACGGGCGCCGGCATTTCCGCGGAGAGTGGCATCCCCACGTTCCGGGAGGCGCAGACGGGGCTCTGGGCCCGGTTTTCCGCACAGGAGCTGGCCACCCCCCAGGCGTTCGCCCAGCACCCGTCCCGGGTGTGGCAGTGGTATGCCATGCGGCGGGCCATGATCCGCGCGGCCCAGCCCAATCCGGGGCATGCGGCGCTGCTCAATCTCGCGCTGCGGGTGGCGCACTGTACCATCGTCACCCAGAACGTGGACGATCTGCACGAGCGGTCGGGCGTGCGCGATCCCATCCGCCTGCATGGTTCGCTCATGCACATCCGCTGCAGCGGCGGCTGTCCGGGCAGTGTGCCGGCGCCGGAAGAGGCCTCCACGGAAGTGCCCCGTTGCCCGACCTGCGGCGCACTCATGCGTCCGGATGTGGTGTGGTTCGGGGAGTCGCTACCGATGGGGCCCTTTGGCGCGGCGCGTGATGCGGCGGTGGCCTGCGACGTGTTCCTTTCCGTGGGGACCTCCAACATCGTCGAACCAGCGGCTTCGCTGCCGTGGATCGCGGCCACGCACGGCGCCACGGTGATCGTGGTCAATCCGTCCATGGAAGGACAGCGCAAGGGCCCGTCCATTCTGCCCATCGAAGGGCCGGCCGGTGTGATGCTGCCGCGGCTCATTGCCGAGGCCTTCGCGGGCCGCCGGCCGAGGCGGCAGGCGGAGTAA
- a CDS encoding ATP-binding protein translates to MKLTQRIVLNAFVVATVLMAIVLVAVERRVTERVRAEGPAVPSSTASQATDEMLAAIRRDIVIAGIAALLVGVVLAQVLARPVARPIEELRDVARGLAAGDLTQRPSHTIAGGEVGDLADALRRLAEQLDARLQLLQAEEALLVALTESLNEGVVAVDERQRVVRINGTARQLLRLKEAVPFPADYLPRDRTLRDALASALSGTDVAPGEVRVDDRTLSLTARPLPDGGAVLALYDLTPVRRLEAVRRDFVANVSHELRTPLTVIGGFVETLQDEQLPAELRGEFLQMMDASVRRMQRIVDDLLDLSRIESGGWLPNPIDLDMASLATEILAPLQLPARNKGVVLDTEIAPGAERIYADPTAARQILSNLAENALRHTSTGRVTLVATPGDGGTWIGVRDTGVGIGAEHLPRIFERFYRADPARSREAGGTGLGLSIVRHLAEAHGGRVRAESTVNVGTTIQAWLPRFDAEQRAGLPG, encoded by the coding sequence GTGAAACTCACGCAGCGCATCGTCCTCAACGCCTTCGTCGTCGCGACGGTGCTGATGGCGATCGTGCTGGTGGCCGTGGAGCGACGGGTCACCGAGCGTGTCCGCGCCGAAGGGCCGGCGGTGCCTTCGTCCACCGCATCGCAGGCCACCGACGAGATGCTGGCGGCCATCCGCCGCGACATCGTCATTGCCGGCATTGCCGCGCTGCTGGTGGGTGTCGTCCTGGCGCAGGTGCTCGCGCGTCCGGTGGCACGGCCCATCGAGGAACTACGCGACGTGGCGCGTGGACTCGCGGCCGGCGATCTCACCCAGCGCCCGTCGCACACCATTGCGGGTGGTGAAGTGGGCGACCTGGCCGACGCACTGCGCCGACTGGCCGAACAGCTCGACGCCCGCCTGCAGTTGCTGCAGGCTGAGGAGGCGCTGCTTGTGGCGCTCACCGAATCGCTGAACGAAGGGGTCGTGGCGGTGGACGAGCGCCAGCGTGTCGTGCGCATCAACGGTACCGCGCGACAATTGCTGCGTCTCAAGGAGGCGGTGCCCTTCCCTGCCGATTATCTCCCACGGGATCGCACGCTCCGGGATGCGCTGGCGTCGGCGCTCTCCGGAACGGATGTGGCGCCGGGAGAAGTGCGCGTCGACGATCGCACCCTCTCCCTCACCGCGCGCCCGCTGCCCGACGGGGGCGCGGTGCTCGCGTTGTACGATCTCACGCCGGTGCGGCGACTCGAGGCCGTGCGACGTGACTTTGTCGCGAACGTGTCACACGAACTGCGCACCCCACTCACCGTGATCGGTGGATTCGTGGAGACGTTGCAGGACGAACAGTTGCCGGCCGAATTGCGCGGGGAGTTTCTGCAGATGATGGACGCCAGTGTGCGTCGCATGCAGCGCATCGTGGACGACCTGCTCGATCTCTCGCGGATCGAATCGGGCGGCTGGTTGCCCAATCCGATCGATCTCGACATGGCCTCCCTGGCCACGGAGATCCTGGCGCCTCTGCAGCTCCCCGCGCGGAACAAGGGCGTGGTGCTCGACACCGAGATCGCGCCGGGCGCCGAGCGGATCTATGCCGATCCTACCGCGGCCCGGCAGATCCTGAGCAACCTCGCGGAGAATGCGCTGCGTCATACCTCGACGGGCCGCGTGACCCTCGTGGCCACCCCAGGAGACGGTGGCACATGGATCGGTGTGCGCGACACCGGCGTGGGCATCGGCGCCGAACATCTGCCGCGCATCTTCGAGCGATTCTACCGGGCCGACCCCGCGCGTTCGCGTGAGGCCGGCGGCACCGGGCTGGGCTTGTCCATCGTGCGGCATCTCGCCGAAGCCCACGGAGGACGCGTCCGGGCCGAGAGTACCGTGAATGTGGGGACCACCATTCAGGCGTGGTTGCCCCGGTTCGACGCGGAGCAACGAGCGGGCTTGCCGGGCTGA
- a CDS encoding response regulator transcription factor — translation MNPAPPATDRILVVDDEPEIVALVAYHLAKAGYRVATAASGPDALEVARRERPSLIVLDLMLPGMSGFDVLEQLRTDDSTRDVAVLMLTARREEPDRIRGLSLGADDYLTKPFSPAELVLRVGAILRRTGSATPVSADTLVIGPLHIDRAAMTVKVDGQDVELTPTEFKLLLTLAERRGRVQGRGHLLETVWEAAPDIQTRTVDMHVQRLRSKLGAAGELIETVRGFGYRLRASAPRLV, via the coding sequence ATGAACCCCGCTCCGCCAGCCACAGACCGCATTCTCGTCGTCGACGATGAACCCGAAATCGTCGCCCTCGTCGCCTACCATCTGGCCAAGGCGGGCTATCGGGTGGCCACCGCCGCCTCCGGCCCCGACGCGCTGGAAGTGGCGAGACGGGAACGTCCGTCGCTCATCGTGCTCGATCTCATGCTGCCCGGCATGTCGGGCTTCGATGTGCTCGAACAACTCCGCACCGACGACAGCACCCGCGACGTTGCCGTCCTGATGCTCACCGCCCGACGCGAGGAACCCGATCGCATCCGCGGACTTTCACTGGGCGCCGACGACTATCTCACCAAGCCGTTCTCGCCGGCGGAGTTGGTGCTCCGGGTCGGCGCGATTCTGCGGCGCACCGGTTCAGCCACACCGGTGAGCGCCGATACGCTGGTCATCGGTCCGCTGCACATCGATCGGGCGGCCATGACGGTGAAGGTGGACGGACAGGACGTGGAACTCACGCCCACCGAGTTCAAACTGCTGCTCACCCTGGCCGAACGACGCGGCCGTGTGCAGGGCCGCGGGCATCTGCTCGAAACCGTGTGGGAAGCGGCGCCCGACATCCAGACACGCACGGTGGACATGCACGTGCAGCGTCTGCGGTCGAAGCTGGGCGCGGCCGGGGAGTTGATCGAGACCGTGCGCGGCTTCGGATATCGCCTGCGGGCGAGCGCGCCGCGCCTCGTGTGA
- a CDS encoding type II toxin-antitoxin system HicB family antitoxin, with protein MGEYKYELIVYWSAEDAAFVVDVPELPGCMAHGPTPTAAVSEAQMAIALWIDVARESGRVVPEPKGRRLLLA; from the coding sequence ATGGGCGAGTACAAGTACGAGTTGATCGTCTACTGGAGTGCAGAGGACGCGGCGTTCGTCGTCGATGTGCCAGAGCTACCCGGATGCATGGCGCATGGCCCGACCCCGACGGCGGCCGTCAGTGAGGCGCAAATGGCGATCGCACTCTGGATCGACGTGGCCCGCGAATCGGGTCGTGTGGTGCCGGAGCCAAAGGGCCGCCGGCTTCTCTTGGCGTAG